The Mycolicibacterium boenickei genome has a segment encoding these proteins:
- a CDS encoding mycofactocin-coupled SDR family oxidoreductase: protein MGRVEGKVAFITGAARGQGRSHAVRLAEEGADIIAVDICKNYDTVGYPMATAEDLEETKNYVEKTGRRIVTAQADVRNEAELRAALESGLAEFGKLDIVVAQAGIAAMKGQPAMQAWTDGINTNFVGTINAIQVALPHLKEGASIIATASAAALMDAHSKPNPGADPGGMGYMISKRLISEYVHALATELAVRGIRANVIHPTNCNTNMLQSEPMYRSFRPDLENPTRADAEPVFGVQQAMKVNFIEPEDISNAVLWLASDEARYVTGMQLRVDAGGYLKWYDYHV from the coding sequence GTGGGACGTGTAGAGGGCAAAGTCGCATTCATCACCGGCGCGGCACGCGGCCAGGGCCGCAGCCACGCGGTCCGGCTGGCCGAAGAGGGCGCTGACATCATCGCCGTCGACATCTGTAAGAACTACGACACCGTCGGCTACCCGATGGCCACGGCGGAGGATCTCGAAGAGACCAAGAACTACGTCGAGAAGACCGGCCGGCGCATCGTCACCGCCCAGGCCGACGTCCGCAACGAGGCCGAGTTGCGGGCCGCACTGGAGTCCGGGCTCGCGGAGTTCGGCAAGCTCGACATCGTCGTGGCCCAGGCCGGTATCGCGGCGATGAAGGGCCAGCCCGCGATGCAAGCCTGGACCGACGGCATCAACACCAACTTCGTCGGCACCATCAACGCCATCCAGGTCGCCCTGCCACACCTCAAGGAGGGCGCGTCGATCATCGCGACCGCATCGGCCGCCGCGCTGATGGACGCCCACAGCAAGCCCAACCCTGGCGCCGATCCAGGCGGCATGGGCTACATGATCTCCAAGCGGCTCATCTCCGAATACGTGCATGCACTGGCCACCGAACTGGCCGTGCGCGGCATTCGCGCCAACGTCATCCACCCCACCAACTGCAACACCAACATGCTGCAGAGCGAGCCGATGTACCGCTCGTTCCGGCCGGATCTGGAGAACCCGACCCGTGCCGACGCCGAGCCGGTGTTCGGTGTGCAGCAGGCCATGAAGGTGAACTTCATCGAGCCCGAGGACATCAGCAACGCGGTGCTGTGGCTGGCCTCCGACGAAGCCCGTTACGTCACCGGCATGCAGCTGCGGGTCGACGCCGGCGGCTACCTCAAGTGGTACGACTACCACGTCTGA
- a CDS encoding SDR family NAD(P)-dependent oxidoreductase, with translation MKNAVVTGGGSGIGAAIAARLRADGLNVAILDLQPSDDEFAHVADVTDRAAVDTALNAVRAQLGPISVLVNAAGLDCFKRFTDVSFEKWQQIIDVNLNGVFHCIQAALPDMLEAGWGRIVNISSSSTHSGQPFMSPYVAAKSAVNGLTKSLALELGPSGITVNAVPPGFIDTPMLRKAEGKGFLGDTDRQIEQTPVRRMGKPEDIAAACAFFVSEEASYITGQILGVNGGRNT, from the coding sequence ATGAAGAATGCCGTTGTCACCGGAGGAGGATCGGGTATCGGAGCGGCCATCGCCGCCCGGTTGCGCGCCGACGGCCTCAACGTCGCGATACTCGACCTGCAGCCCTCGGATGACGAATTCGCCCACGTCGCCGATGTGACCGACCGGGCCGCCGTCGACACCGCGCTCAACGCGGTTCGGGCGCAACTCGGCCCGATCTCGGTATTGGTCAACGCCGCCGGCCTGGACTGCTTCAAGCGCTTCACGGACGTCTCGTTCGAGAAGTGGCAGCAGATCATCGACGTCAACCTCAACGGCGTATTCCACTGCATCCAGGCGGCATTGCCCGACATGCTCGAGGCCGGCTGGGGCCGCATCGTCAACATCTCGTCGTCGAGCACGCATTCGGGCCAGCCCTTCATGTCGCCCTACGTCGCGGCGAAGTCAGCGGTGAACGGCCTGACGAAGAGCCTGGCGCTGGAACTCGGCCCAAGCGGCATCACGGTCAACGCGGTCCCGCCGGGCTTCATCGACACCCCCATGCTGCGCAAGGCCGAGGGCAAGGGCTTCCTCGGCGACACCGACAGGCAGATCGAGCAGACCCCGGTGCGGCGAATGGGCAAGCCGGAGGACATCGCCGCCGCGTGCGCATTCTTCGTCTCCGAAGAGGCGAGTTACATCACCGGCCAGATCCTCGGGGTCAACGGCGGCCGGAACACCTGA
- a CDS encoding aldehyde dehydrogenase family protein has translation MMQKEAPTIAQEQRADRKLLIGGALRETPRTFPSVNPATGEVFGYAPDATVADAQAAVAAARQAFDNTDWSTNTELRVHCLEQLHRALVEHRDELAALTTTEVGATAALCAGAQLDGPIDIVRYYADLLKTYPLTEDLGNIESRGMQHHRWVEKEAAGVVAAIIAYNYPNQLALAKLAPALAAGCTVVLKSAPDTPLITLALGELIADHTDIPAGVVNVLSGADPEVGAVLTTSPDVDMVTFTGSTPTGRRIMAAASETLKKVFLELGGKSAAIVLDDADFNTAALFSAFSMVTHAGQGCALTSRLLVPAKHKDEIVELIKNNFGLVRYGDPTDPKTYMGPLISEKQRDKVDGMVKRAVEAGATLVTGGEKVDPGFFYTPTLLADVDPDSEIAQEEVFGPVLAVIAYDDDDDAVRIANNSIYGLSGAVFGSEDRALAVARRIRTGTFSINGGNYFSPDSPFGGYKQSGIGREMGTAGLEEFMEAKTFARVLP, from the coding sequence ATGATGCAGAAGGAAGCGCCGACCATCGCGCAAGAACAGCGGGCTGACCGGAAGTTGTTGATCGGCGGAGCGCTGCGCGAGACGCCGCGGACGTTTCCTTCCGTCAATCCAGCTACCGGTGAGGTGTTCGGCTACGCGCCGGACGCCACGGTCGCCGACGCCCAGGCCGCCGTGGCCGCGGCCCGGCAGGCGTTCGACAACACCGACTGGTCCACCAACACCGAACTGCGGGTCCACTGCCTGGAACAGCTGCACCGGGCCCTGGTCGAGCATCGCGACGAATTGGCCGCACTGACCACCACCGAGGTGGGCGCCACTGCGGCGCTGTGCGCCGGCGCGCAGCTCGACGGTCCGATCGACATCGTGCGGTACTACGCGGACCTGCTCAAGACCTACCCGCTGACCGAAGATCTCGGAAACATCGAGAGCCGCGGCATGCAGCACCACCGGTGGGTCGAGAAGGAAGCGGCCGGAGTGGTGGCCGCGATCATCGCCTACAACTATCCCAACCAGCTGGCCCTGGCCAAGCTCGCGCCCGCGCTGGCCGCCGGTTGCACCGTCGTACTCAAGTCCGCTCCGGACACCCCGTTGATCACGCTGGCGCTCGGTGAGTTGATCGCCGATCACACCGACATCCCGGCCGGCGTCGTCAACGTCCTGTCGGGCGCCGACCCCGAGGTGGGCGCGGTGCTCACCACGAGTCCCGATGTCGACATGGTCACCTTCACCGGCTCGACGCCCACCGGCCGACGCATCATGGCCGCGGCCAGCGAGACGTTGAAGAAGGTGTTCCTGGAGCTCGGTGGCAAGTCCGCCGCGATCGTGCTCGACGACGCTGACTTCAACACCGCAGCGCTGTTCTCTGCCTTCAGCATGGTCACCCACGCCGGTCAGGGCTGCGCGCTGACCTCGCGGCTGCTCGTGCCTGCCAAGCACAAGGACGAGATCGTCGAGCTGATCAAGAACAACTTCGGCCTGGTGCGCTACGGCGACCCGACCGATCCCAAGACCTACATGGGGCCGCTGATCAGCGAGAAGCAGCGCGACAAGGTCGACGGCATGGTCAAGCGCGCCGTCGAGGCCGGTGCCACCCTGGTCACCGGTGGCGAGAAGGTCGACCCCGGCTTCTTCTACACACCGACCTTGCTGGCCGATGTCGATCCCGACAGCGAGATCGCCCAGGAGGAAGTGTTCGGACCGGTGCTGGCCGTCATCGCCTATGACGATGACGACGATGCCGTGCGCATCGCCAACAACTCGATCTACGGGCTGTCCGGCGCGGTGTTCGGCAGCGAGGACCGAGCGCTGGCCGTGGCCCGTCGGATCCGGACCGGGACCTTCTCCATCAACGGCGGCAACTACTTCAGTCCCGACAGTCCGTTCGGCGGATACAAGCAGTCGGGTATCGGCCGGGAGATGGGCACCGCGGGACTCGAAGAGTTCATGGAGGCCAAGACTTTCGCCCGGGTGTTGCCATGA
- a CDS encoding CaiB/BaiF CoA transferase family protein: protein MTGPLQGIRVLEVAMYGFVPSAGAVLGEWGADVIKVEHAVTGDPQRGLRQTGPLRVEGDPNPNIEHANRGKRSIGLDMSVPEGREVLLELAKKADVFLTSFLPGHRQKFGIDVDDIRAVNPKIIYARGSALGPRGEESVKGGYDMTAFWCRAGTAATITPAGMEGMIAPPGPAYGDTISGTNLAGGIAAALFKRERTGEPSIVDVSLLGSGLWSMGHTVALTQHLNQLMVTPPPGVHGSPINPLVGLYGTADDRYISFVMMQPTKFWADVCRHMDLEQYIDDPRFATAESFAQNTPDAVEILTEAMKKRTLPEWSERFATLAGPWAPVQDTLQAAQDAQIRANEYLVQAGELELVANPVQFDVTAPSTGPAPGFAEQTDDILGELGLDWDRIIELKTAGAVT, encoded by the coding sequence ATGACAGGCCCACTGCAGGGCATCCGCGTCCTCGAGGTCGCGATGTACGGATTCGTCCCCTCGGCCGGAGCCGTGCTGGGGGAGTGGGGTGCCGACGTCATCAAGGTCGAGCACGCCGTCACCGGCGACCCGCAACGGGGTCTGCGCCAGACCGGGCCGCTGCGCGTCGAAGGCGATCCCAACCCGAACATCGAGCACGCCAACCGCGGCAAGCGCAGCATCGGGCTGGACATGTCGGTGCCTGAGGGCCGTGAGGTACTGCTCGAGCTGGCGAAGAAGGCCGACGTGTTCCTCACCAGCTTCCTGCCCGGGCACCGGCAGAAGTTCGGCATCGACGTCGACGACATCCGCGCGGTCAACCCGAAGATCATCTACGCCCGAGGTAGCGCCCTCGGCCCCCGCGGCGAGGAGTCGGTCAAGGGCGGTTACGACATGACCGCCTTCTGGTGCCGGGCCGGCACCGCGGCGACGATCACGCCGGCCGGCATGGAGGGAATGATCGCGCCGCCGGGACCCGCCTACGGCGACACGATCTCCGGCACCAACCTGGCCGGCGGTATCGCCGCAGCCTTGTTCAAGCGCGAACGCACCGGGGAGCCGTCGATCGTGGACGTCTCGCTGTTGGGCAGCGGCCTGTGGTCGATGGGTCACACCGTGGCGTTGACCCAGCATCTGAACCAACTGATGGTGACCCCACCGCCCGGCGTGCACGGCTCGCCGATCAATCCGCTCGTGGGTCTCTACGGGACAGCGGACGATCGCTACATCTCGTTCGTGATGATGCAACCGACCAAGTTCTGGGCCGACGTCTGCCGGCACATGGACCTCGAGCAATACATCGACGACCCGAGGTTCGCCACCGCCGAATCGTTCGCGCAGAACACGCCCGATGCGGTCGAGATCCTCACCGAGGCGATGAAGAAGCGCACTTTGCCAGAGTGGAGCGAGCGATTCGCCACGCTGGCCGGCCCGTGGGCGCCGGTGCAGGACACCCTGCAGGCGGCACAGGATGCCCAGATCCGGGCCAACGAGTACCTGGTGCAGGCCGGCGAACTCGAGTTGGTGGCCAACCCAGTGCAATTCGACGTCACGGCGCCGAGCACCGGGCCGGCGCCGGGATTCGCCGAACAGACCGACGACATCCTGGGCGAACTCGGATTGGACTGGGATCGCATCATCGAACTTAAGACCGCCGGCGCTGTCACCTAG
- a CDS encoding MlaE family ABC transporter permease: MADKWSTGVSLRSISGPMQAVGALFAMSLDAFRFIFKRPFQGREFLEQCWFVARVSMAPTLLVAIPFTVLVSFTLNILLRELGAADLSGAGAAFGAVTQLGPMVTVLIVAGAGATAMCADLGSRTIREEIDAMEVLGINPIQRLVTPRMLASGLVALLLNSLVVIIGILGGYVFSVFIQDVNPGAFAAGITLLTGVPEVIISCVKAALFGLIAGLVACYRGLTISGGGAKAVGNAVNETVVYAFMALFVINVVVTAIGIRMTAH; this comes from the coding sequence ATGGCGGATAAGTGGTCGACCGGGGTATCGCTGCGCAGTATTTCGGGTCCGATGCAGGCAGTCGGAGCCTTGTTCGCGATGTCGCTGGACGCGTTCCGGTTCATCTTCAAGCGGCCGTTCCAGGGGCGGGAGTTCCTGGAACAGTGCTGGTTCGTGGCGCGGGTGTCGATGGCGCCGACGCTGCTGGTGGCGATTCCGTTCACCGTGCTGGTCAGCTTCACGCTGAACATCCTGTTGCGGGAGTTGGGTGCGGCCGACCTGTCGGGTGCGGGTGCGGCCTTCGGTGCGGTGACCCAGTTGGGTCCGATGGTGACGGTGCTGATCGTGGCCGGCGCCGGTGCGACGGCGATGTGTGCCGATCTGGGCTCCCGCACGATTCGCGAGGAGATCGACGCGATGGAGGTGTTGGGTATCAACCCGATCCAGCGTCTGGTGACTCCGCGGATGCTGGCCTCGGGTCTGGTGGCGCTGCTGCTCAACAGTTTGGTGGTGATCATCGGCATCCTGGGCGGCTACGTGTTCTCGGTATTCATCCAGGATGTGAACCCCGGCGCGTTCGCAGCCGGGATCACGCTGCTGACCGGGGTGCCCGAGGTGATCATCTCGTGTGTCAAGGCGGCGTTGTTCGGGTTGATCGCCGGGCTGGTGGCCTGCTATCGCGGGCTGACGATCAGCGGCGGTGGGGCCAAGGCGGTGGGCAACGCAGTGAACGAGACCGTCGTGTACGCCTTCATGGCGTTGTTCGTGATCAATGTGGTCGTCACGGCCATCGGTATCCGTATGACGGCGCACTGA
- a CDS encoding MlaE family ABC transporter permease, whose amino-acid sequence MGTMTILRSTYPRVTRQFNKPVSTLSRIGDHTLFYLKALAGTPHAAMHYRKELVRLIAEISMGAGTLAMIGGTVVIVGFLTLATGGVLAIQGYSSLGNIGIEALTGFLAAFINVRIAAPVVAGIGLAATFGAGVTAQLGAMRINEEIDALESMAIRPVEYLVSTRIVAGMIAITPLYAIAVILSFLASQFTTVVLLGQSGGLYDHYFTTFLNPIDLLWSFLQAVLMAITILLIHTYFGYFASGGPSGVGVAVGNAVRTSLIVVVSVTLLVSLSVYGSNGNFNLSG is encoded by the coding sequence ATGGGAACCATGACGATCCTGCGGTCGACCTACCCGCGGGTGACCCGGCAGTTCAACAAGCCGGTGTCGACACTGAGCCGCATCGGCGATCACACGCTGTTCTATCTCAAAGCGCTGGCGGGCACCCCGCACGCGGCCATGCACTACCGCAAGGAACTGGTCCGGCTTATCGCCGAGATCTCGATGGGTGCCGGCACGTTGGCCATGATCGGCGGCACGGTGGTGATCGTGGGGTTTTTGACCCTGGCCACCGGTGGAGTGCTGGCCATCCAGGGCTACAGCTCGCTGGGCAACATCGGTATCGAAGCCTTGACCGGGTTCTTGGCGGCGTTCATCAACGTGCGGATCGCCGCGCCGGTGGTGGCCGGGATCGGCCTGGCCGCCACCTTCGGTGCCGGTGTGACCGCGCAGCTGGGCGCGATGCGGATCAACGAGGAGATCGACGCCCTGGAATCGATGGCGATCCGGCCGGTGGAGTACCTGGTGTCCACCCGGATCGTGGCCGGGATGATCGCGATCACCCCGCTGTACGCGATCGCGGTGATCCTGTCGTTTCTGGCGTCCCAGTTCACCACCGTGGTGCTGCTCGGCCAGTCCGGTGGTCTCTATGACCACTACTTCACGACGTTCCTCAATCCGATCGACCTGCTGTGGTCGTTCCTGCAGGCCGTGCTGATGGCCATCACCATCCTGCTGATCCACACCTACTTCGGCTATTTCGCCTCCGGCGGGCCCTCAGGGGTCGGGGTGGCCGTCGGCAACGCGGTGCGCACGTCTCTGATCGTCGTGGTCTCGGTGACCCTGCTGGTGTCACTGTCGGTCTACGGCTCCAACGGAAACTTCAACCTGTCGGGTTAG
- a CDS encoding MCE family protein → MTRNVGPGPAHRSETTSSAAPVAARPGRSFGASGSARPLAGLATVVAIGLIFGLAVALFRGSFTKTEPITLISDRAGLVMNPDAKVKMRGVQVGTVSSIEQRPDGKAVLHLAMNPAQLRLIPGNVQADIASTTVFGAKYVQLVAPENPSSEKLRPGQTLQGDHVTVEMNTVFQQLTNVLNKIDPAKLNETLGALSSAFSGRGEAMGQSLSDFDAVLKKIEPSLPNLTGDIESMAAVSRAYGDAAPDLLKTVDNTNRLSDSIVAEQQNLDNFLVSSIGLADAGNDVIGGNRQALSTTLNLLAPTTDLLNEYAPGIECGLKGMMYLYHQPPQMEPGVVVNVAFTLGIERYRYPQNLPKVAAKGGPHCMGLPYIGFGNKAKYLVTDTNANPWKYGNQGILLNSDGLKQMLFGPIDGPPRNTMQIGQPG, encoded by the coding sequence TTGACACGAAACGTTGGACCGGGCCCAGCCCACCGGTCCGAAACCACAAGTAGCGCCGCGCCGGTGGCAGCGCGGCCCGGCCGCAGCTTCGGCGCGAGCGGCTCCGCTCGGCCACTGGCCGGGCTGGCCACCGTCGTGGCGATAGGTCTGATCTTCGGCCTCGCGGTCGCGCTGTTCCGCGGCAGCTTCACCAAGACCGAGCCGATCACCCTGATCTCCGATCGGGCCGGCCTGGTGATGAATCCGGACGCCAAGGTGAAGATGCGCGGCGTGCAGGTCGGCACCGTCAGCTCGATCGAGCAGCGTCCCGACGGCAAGGCCGTGCTTCACCTGGCGATGAATCCCGCACAGCTGCGCCTGATCCCCGGCAACGTTCAGGCCGACATCGCATCGACCACAGTGTTCGGCGCCAAGTACGTGCAACTCGTGGCACCGGAGAATCCCTCGTCCGAGAAGCTCCGTCCCGGCCAGACCCTGCAGGGCGACCATGTCACCGTCGAGATGAACACGGTCTTCCAGCAACTCACCAACGTGCTCAACAAGATCGACCCGGCGAAGCTCAACGAGACCTTGGGCGCGCTGTCCTCGGCTTTCTCCGGACGCGGTGAAGCGATGGGGCAGTCCCTGTCCGACTTCGACGCGGTACTGAAGAAGATCGAGCCGAGCCTGCCCAACCTGACCGGCGACATCGAGAGCATGGCTGCGGTGTCGCGCGCCTACGGTGACGCGGCGCCGGATCTGCTCAAGACCGTCGACAACACCAACCGGCTCAGCGACAGCATCGTGGCCGAGCAGCAGAACCTCGACAATTTCCTGGTCAGCTCGATCGGCCTGGCCGACGCGGGCAACGACGTGATCGGCGGTAACCGGCAGGCACTGAGCACCACGCTGAATCTGTTGGCGCCCACCACCGATCTGCTCAACGAGTACGCACCCGGAATCGAGTGCGGACTCAAGGGCATGATGTACCTCTACCACCAGCCGCCCCAGATGGAACCCGGTGTCGTGGTCAACGTGGCCTTCACCCTCGGCATCGAGCGTTACCGCTACCCGCAGAACCTGCCCAAGGTGGCGGCCAAGGGCGGCCCGCACTGCATGGGCCTGCCGTACATCGGATTCGGCAACAAGGCCAAGTACCTCGTCACCGACACCAACGCCAACCCGTGGAAGTACGGCAACCAGGGCATCCTGCTCAACTCGGACGGGCTCAAGCAGATGCTGTTCGGCCCGATCGACGGGCCGCCCCGTAACACCATGCAGATCGGACAACCGGGATGA
- a CDS encoding MCE family protein, with protein MKRGRSTFIKFASFAVVMAVLTAFLFMTFSEYRGGTYSGYSAVFGDASRLEAGDSVRVAGVRVGTVKNVSLQSDKSVKVDFDTDRSVALTTSTKVAVRYLNLVGDRYLELIDSPGSTKLLPAGSQIPKDRTASALDLDLLLGGLRPVIQGLNPQDVNALTSSLIQIFQGQGDTLDSLLSKTSSFSNTLANNDQVIQQLIDNLNSVVGTLAKDGKKFDGTVDRLEQLISGLSQDRDPLGTAVTQLDNGTASLASLLTEARPPLKGTVDQMNRLAPLLDDHQIVLDRGLQKAPDNFRKLARLGSYGSWIMYYICGLSIRVTDLQGRTAHFPMIKQEGGRCAEP; from the coding sequence ATGAAGCGCGGCAGAAGCACATTCATCAAGTTCGCGTCCTTCGCGGTGGTGATGGCCGTCCTCACGGCCTTCCTGTTCATGACGTTCTCGGAGTACCGGGGCGGTACCTACTCGGGATACTCGGCGGTCTTCGGAGATGCCTCACGACTGGAGGCCGGAGACTCGGTGCGGGTGGCCGGCGTTCGGGTCGGAACGGTGAAAAACGTTTCGCTGCAATCGGACAAGTCAGTCAAGGTCGACTTCGACACCGACCGCAGCGTTGCTCTGACCACCAGCACCAAGGTCGCGGTTCGGTATCTGAACCTGGTCGGCGACCGATATCTGGAACTGATCGACAGCCCAGGCTCGACGAAGCTCCTACCCGCCGGCTCACAGATCCCCAAGGACCGCACCGCAAGTGCATTGGACCTGGATCTGTTGCTCGGCGGCCTGCGCCCGGTGATCCAGGGCCTCAACCCGCAGGACGTCAACGCGCTGACCTCCTCGCTGATCCAGATCTTCCAGGGGCAGGGCGACACCCTGGATTCGCTGCTGAGTAAGACCTCGTCCTTCTCGAATACGTTGGCCAACAACGACCAGGTCATCCAGCAGCTGATCGACAACCTGAATTCGGTGGTCGGCACCCTGGCCAAGGACGGCAAGAAGTTCGACGGAACGGTCGATCGTCTCGAGCAGTTGATCAGCGGCCTGTCGCAGGATCGTGACCCGCTGGGCACAGCGGTAACCCAGCTCGACAACGGAACCGCCTCGCTGGCAAGCCTTCTCACCGAGGCGCGGCCGCCGCTCAAGGGCACCGTCGACCAGATGAACCGCTTGGCGCCGTTGCTCGACGACCACCAGATCGTCCTGGATCGGGGCCTGCAGAAGGCTCCCGACAACTTCCGCAAACTGGCCCGGCTGGGTTCCTACGGCAGCTGGATCATGTACTACATCTGCGGACTTTCCATCCGTGTCACCGATCTGCAGGGGCGCACAGCGCACTTCCCGATGATCAAACAAGAAGGCGGGAGGTGCGCGGAGCCCTGA
- a CDS encoding MCE family protein, giving the protein MLKYRESNLIKAGFIGVVLMMLIIAVGLQPERLQQWASSVRHQALFTEAGGITTGNDVTLSGIKIGSVTDVSLQNGDALVTFTTEGKYPLGSLTTAHIRTGSLLGERVLTLESDGAGTLRTTDVIPTSRTSSPYSLTDAVSDLTTNSAGTDTASLNQSLDTLSATIDQVAPKLGPTFDGLSRLSKSINGRNESLASLLKSASDVTVVLSQRSDQLNTLILNANDLLGVLNDRRQAIVDLLANTSAVSQQLSGLVADNEAQLAPTLKRLNSVTAMLERNRDNITKALPNMNKFQLSQAETLANGAYYNAYVPNLQPAQLLQPFFDYAFGFRRGTNAGQPPDNAGPRAELPLPYNGIPGGSR; this is encoded by the coding sequence ATGCTTAAGTACCGCGAATCAAACCTGATCAAGGCAGGTTTCATCGGCGTAGTGCTGATGATGCTCATCATCGCCGTCGGGCTACAGCCCGAACGGCTGCAGCAATGGGCCTCGTCGGTGCGCCATCAGGCCCTGTTCACCGAGGCCGGCGGGATCACCACCGGCAACGACGTCACGCTCTCCGGAATCAAGATCGGTTCGGTCACCGACGTTTCGCTTCAGAACGGTGACGCGTTGGTCACGTTCACCACGGAGGGCAAGTACCCCCTGGGGTCGCTGACCACCGCGCACATCCGCACCGGTTCGCTGCTGGGTGAGCGGGTGCTGACGTTGGAGTCCGACGGCGCCGGCACGTTGCGCACCACCGACGTGATTCCGACGTCGCGTACGTCGTCGCCGTACTCACTGACCGATGCCGTCAGTGATCTGACCACCAACTCGGCGGGTACCGACACGGCTTCGCTGAACCAGTCGCTGGACACGCTGTCGGCGACCATCGACCAGGTCGCACCGAAGCTCGGGCCGACGTTCGACGGCCTGAGCCGGCTGTCGAAATCGATCAACGGCCGCAACGAGAGTCTGGCCAGCCTGCTCAAGAGTGCCAGCGACGTGACCGTGGTGTTGTCACAGCGCAGCGATCAGCTGAACACCTTGATCCTCAACGCCAATGATCTGCTCGGTGTACTCAACGACCGGCGACAGGCCATCGTCGACCTGCTGGCCAACACCTCGGCGGTGTCGCAGCAACTCAGTGGTCTCGTGGCAGACAACGAGGCGCAGCTGGCGCCGACGCTCAAACGGCTGAACTCGGTCACCGCGATGCTGGAGCGCAACCGCGACAACATCACCAAGGCACTGCCCAACATGAACAAGTTCCAGCTGTCCCAGGCGGAAACTCTGGCGAACGGCGCGTACTACAACGCCTACGTTCCCAATCTGCAGCCCGCTCAGCTGTTGCAGCCGTTCTTCGACTACGCGTTCGGGTTCCGGCGCGGGACGAATGCCGGCCAACCGCCCGACAATGCCGGCCCACGGGCCGAATTGCCGCTGCCCTACAACGGAATTCCCGGAGGTTCACGCTGA